The Spirochaetaceae bacterium genome has a segment encoding these proteins:
- a CDS encoding fibronectin type III domain-containing protein, translated as MDYHGVLRHRTCTDPSCIDTEYLYRSRLLKAMIAPVMYRGFVRRWRRCVLQVLVPGTIAGLILGACQAPGTAPAGTEPPQTETATPAEPSTPGPPMLLPGEGQSNSVTVTWTAPDTDLEIAGYELRWRAAADTRWRVIPGIASTQTTYTITELDPGTAYQVEVRTQFTGARSGWSHSITIKTRHAPPALSPGHRTPNSVTVTWTPGEDADLAGYELRWRAATDTRWRGEASIASTETTYTITGLDAGVEYAVQVRVRYAGEAGEAGEAGEAGEWSHGVMVETTEASAPAAPPPSPSPSGVRALSPSGLGTPSPQTTLGAPWVYQVSATATSVTTFWLPVLDDAVTGFELEWRWDSAAAWTSVTGIAATATWHTVTGLEPGEGYKVRVRAVAGSVAGAWWTSAVGTAASVSSSEPAFSVGWENTSYAEGDGEMAFILSTEDPVPEALTVRVFVVECGTMLESPGLHQVDVAAAAGRSEVRVAVALQADTVDEPDCVVFATVIVGAGYRFGSSPTATITVSDDD; from the coding sequence ATGGACTATCACGGCGTCCTGAGACACCGAACATGTACTGATCCATCGTGCATTGATACGGAATACCTATACCGTTCTCGGCTCTTGAAGGCTATGATCGCGCCCGTCATGTATCGCGGATTCGTGAGGCGTTGGCGGAGGTGTGTGCTGCAGGTCCTTGTACCGGGCACCATCGCTGGATTGATCCTGGGAGCCTGCCAGGCACCGGGCACGGCCCCGGCAGGTACCGAACCACCGCAGACGGAGACCGCGACGCCCGCAGAGCCCAGCACGCCGGGGCCACCGATGCTCCTGCCCGGTGAGGGCCAGTCGAACAGCGTGACGGTGACGTGGACGGCGCCCGACACCGACCTGGAGATTGCCGGTTACGAACTGCGTTGGCGCGCCGCGGCTGACACGCGTTGGCGCGTTATACCCGGCATCGCGAGTACGCAGACGACCTACACCATCACCGAGCTGGATCCGGGCACCGCGTACCAGGTAGAGGTCCGCACGCAGTTTACCGGCGCGCGGAGCGGTTGGTCGCACAGCATCACCATCAAGACCCGGCACGCTCCGCCGGCGCTGTCGCCCGGTCACCGAACGCCGAACAGTGTGACGGTGACGTGGACGCCGGGAGAGGACGCGGACCTAGCCGGTTACGAACTGCGCTGGCGCGCCGCCACCGACACGCGTTGGCGCGGAGAAGCCAGCATCGCGAGTACGGAAACGACTTACACCATCACCGGCCTGGATGCGGGCGTCGAATACGCGGTACAGGTACGGGTGCGGTATGCCGGCGAGGCCGGTGAGGCAGGTGAGGCAGGTGAGGCAGGTGAATGGTCGCACGGCGTCATGGTGGAGACCACGGAGGCCTCGGCGCCCGCCGCACCGCCGCCCTCGCCGTCGCCGTCGGGGGTGCGTGCGCTCTCGCCGTCGGGGCTCGGGACGCCCTCGCCGCAGACCACGCTGGGGGCGCCGTGGGTCTACCAGGTATCGGCAACGGCGACCAGCGTCACGACGTTCTGGCTGCCGGTGCTGGACGACGCCGTCACCGGCTTCGAGCTGGAGTGGCGTTGGGACTCCGCCGCGGCCTGGACCTCGGTAACCGGCATCGCGGCTACCGCCACGTGGCACACGGTCACCGGCCTGGAACCGGGCGAGGGGTACAAGGTGCGGGTACGCGCCGTGGCAGGAAGCGTCGCGGGCGCGTGGTGGACGTCCGCGGTCGGGACGGCAGCGAGCGTCTCGTCATCGGAGCCAGCGTTCTCGGTCGGCTGGGAGAACACCAGCTACGCGGAGGGCGACGGAGAAATGGCGTTCATCCTGTCAACCGAGGACCCGGTGCCGGAAGCGCTGACGGTGAGAGTGTTCGTGGTAGAGTGCGGAACCATGCTGGAGAGTCCAGGGCTTCACCAGGTCGATGTTGCAGCGGCCGCCGGGCGGAGTGAGGTGAGAGTCGCCGTTGCGTTGCAGGCAGACACCGTTGACGAGCCGGACTGCGTCGTTTTCGCGACGGTGATTGTCGGCGCAGGTTACCGGTTCGGCTCGTCTCCCACGGCAACGATCACGGTCAGCGACGACGACTGA